The genomic region CGTTGCGAGCGCCGCCAAGCGTGACATGCTCGTCGATATTCTCGGCGCATCCGATATGGAGCGTGCGATCGTCTTCACGCGCACCAAGCGCGGTGCCGACCGGGTGAGCCAGCATCTCGACAAGGCCGGCCTGCGCTCTGCGGCGATCCACGGGAATAAGAGCCAGAATCAGCGTGAGAAGGCGCTTGGTGCCTTCCGCAACGGTCGTGTGGCTGTCCTGGTCGCCACCGATATCGCGGCGCGCGGCATCGACATCGACGACGTTTCGCATGTCGTCAACTTCGAGCTGCCGAACGTGCCGGAGGCGTATGTGCACCGCATCGGGCGGACCGCGCGCGCCGGCAAGAGCGGTATTGCGATCTCGCTGTGCGATCATTCCGAGCGGGGTCTTCTGCGCGATATCGAGAAGCTGATCGGCAAGAGGATCGATGCGCATGGCGCGGCACCTCGTAGCGAGGCCCGCGGCGAGGCGATTGCGAACCAGGTTGCGGGCGGCGAGCCGGTCGGCGAAGCCGACGAGGCTCCGGCCGCAAGCGTGCGCCAGCAGGCGGGCGAGCGGCGCGACGAAAGATCACGCCAGCCCGGCAAGCGCAATTCTCCCTCACGCAATCGCAGGCGCTCGGGCAAACCGGTCGCCTTCGAGGCGCGCAGTGAAGGCCGGAATGGCGATGCCCCGAAAGAGGGTCGCAACCGCAGGCCGGAAGGTGCGGAGGCAGGCCGTTCGGCGAAGCGGACGGAAGCCGGCGCGCATAAGAGCCGCAATGGTGGCGCGAATGGCCGGCGAGATGCGGGCCGCGGCAACGAGGGCGCTCAGGCCGGTCTGGAACGGATGCTGCGTAAGAGCAGCAAGCCAAAAGCCGGAATGGGCGAGAAGCGGATGGCCGCGCGCTGAACGCAGCCACGCTGCGCAAGTTTGAGAGGGCCGGCCGCTATATGCGGTCGGCCTTTTTTTATGCCGTAGGGCGCTCTTCGACCGAACATGATGCCGGCAAAGGGAAGCCATGCCCAGCATAGCTGCCAGCACTGCACGGCATTGACAATTGTGGCCATTCGCCGGCAGATGGGGTGTCAACGGTTTCCGGACGCAAAGCGACCGGATTAAAAGGGAACACGGTGAGGCGTACCCAGCAGGGACCGAAACCGTGGCTGCCCCCGCAACTGTGAGCGGCGAGCAGGGCTTCAACATGTCACTGGCGCATCTGCGCTGGGAAGACGAAGCCACGCTGTGACCCGCAAGCCAGGAGACCTGCCGCTGACGCGCGACGCCGGGCCACCGGTGCCGCACCGCAACGGACGCCGGGGTGAGCGTCTGGCGGTGGAACGGCGCCATGAATCCCTTTTGCGCCCAATCCTCGCCAAAACCCCGATCGTCCTTTCCGCATCACTGTCGCGGTTCTCCCGCAACAGTCATTGGAGAGACGATACGAATGAAATTTCGTAAGTTTGCCTGTGCCGCCCTCACATCGGCGGCGTTCCTTCTTCCCGCCGCAGCCGAAGCGCATTTTCAGCTGATCTACACGCCCGAGGTGAACCTCGCCGAGCCGGGCGATGTGCCGCTGAAGCTCATCTTCTGGCACCCGTTCGAGAACGGCCATGTCATGGATATGGGCGCGCCGGAAGAGTTCTACGCCGTCTTCCGCGGCAAGAAGATCGATCTCAAGGACAGCCTCAAGCCGATCACCTTCGAGGGGCTCGAAAACAGCGCCCAAGCCTTCGATGCCACGCTGCCGGCCAAGCGTGCCGGCGATTACACGCTCGTCGTCGTGCCTCAGCCCTATTACGAGGAGAGCGAGGACATCTACATCCAGCAGATCGCCAAGGCCTATCTCAACCGGGCGCAATTGCCGACCGATTGGGCCGAGCCCAAAGGGCTTGCGACGGAAATCGTGCCGCTCGATCGCCCGACCAACATTCTGGCCGGTTCCAGCTTTACGGGCCGGGTGCTGTCGGAGGGCAAGCCTGTCGCGGGTGCCGAGATCGAAGTCGAATACATGGCGGCCGAACCCTCCATGGACGACAACAAGCCCTCTGAGCCCAAAGCCTCGCCGATGCCGGGCGGTGCCGTCGTCGCGATGAGCGACGAGAACGGCTACTTCACCTTCGGCGTTCCGAAGGCCGGTTTCTGGGGCTTTGCCGCGCTCGGCACGGGCCCGCAGACGGAGTTCGAGGGCAAAGAGCTCTCGCAGGACGCCGTCATCTGGGTGCGCGCTTACGACGTCGAATGACGGCAGGAGGGATCGATGCATATTGTCGACGGTGCGCTCGCCAATGACGTCGTCATCGGGGGTGCGGTGCTCGCGGCCGGGGGCATCGCGCTCGGCCTTAAATCGCTGACGGCGGAAAAGATGCCGGCAGCCGGGGTGTTGAGCGCGACGTTCTTCGTCGCCTCGCTCATCCATGTCCCGATCGGTCCCTCCAGCGTCCATCTCATCATGAACGGTCTGGCCGGGCTGGTGCTCGGCTGGGCCGCCTTTCCGGCGCTTTTCGTCGGGCTTCTCCTGCAAGCGGTGTTCTTCGGTTTCGGAGGGCTCACCGTGCTCGGGGTCAATACGCTCAACATCGCGCTGCCGGCGGTGATCGTCTATTATCTGTGCCGACGCGGGATCGCCTCCAATTCGCTGACGGTTGCCGCGATTTCAGGCGCCATCGGCGGGGGGCTCGCGATCGCGCTGACGACGGCGTTTGTCGCGATCGCTCTCGCACTTTCGGGCGACGAATTCATTCCGGCCGCCAAGCTCGTCTTCTTCGCCCATATCCCGATCATGATCATCGAAGCCCTGGTGACGGGGGCGGCCGTGGTTCTCGCCCGACGCGTCAAGCCGGAGCTTTTCGCCACCTTCAATCGATCCGCCGCCGAGGAGGTCGCATTATGAAAAAACTCTGCGCAGCCCTCGTTTTCCTGGCTCTTCTGCCCGCACCGCAGGCTCTCGCCCACAAGGTCATCGCCTCCGTCTATGCGTCCGGCGATGTCGTGGAAGGCGAGGTCGGCTTTTCCAACGGCGATATGGCGAGCGATGCGACGGTCGAGGTTTTCGACGACAACGGCAACAAGCTCGGCGAGACGGTAACCGACGAGACCGGAGCCTTCACCTACAAGCCCGAAAAGGCGGTGCCGCTCGTCTTCAAGGCCAATCTGGGTGCCGGCCATGTCGCGCAGGTGCGGATGTCGGCCGAGGAGCTGCCGGAGATCGGCGGTGCGGAGGCCTCATCGCCGGCGCTGGTCGCTGCCGAAGCTGCGGCCGGTGCCGCCGAGCCGGCGTCTTCCGGGACTGTGGGGGCGACCGCCCAAAGCTCCGGCGTCGATCTCGCCGCGCTTCTTGAAGCGCAGCACAAGATGATCACCGAGGCGGTGCAGAAACAGGTGATCCCGCTCAGGCGCGATATCGACGCCTATAAGGAGAAGCACGACATGCAGAGCATCCTCGGTGGGATCGGCTATATCTTCGGCATCTTCGGCGTCGCGTTCTATATCGCGGCCCGGCGCAAGATGACGGCGGCCTGACGATGAGCCACGTTCTCTCAGCCGGACGGCGCGCGCTCACCGATACGGGCGAGGCCCGGGGCACGCTGATCGATGGCATCGACGTGCGCACCCGCATCGTGGTTGCTGTCGCCTTCGCCATCGTGATGGTGAGCCTGCAGGATCTCGCCGTGCTGACGACGGGGCTTTTGGCCGCGTTCTTTCTGATGCTGTCGGCGCGGCTGCCTGTTGCGCGGACGCTCAAACGCATGGCGATGATGGACAGCTTCATCATCTTCCTGATCGCCATGCTGCCGTTCACCGTGCCGGGCGATGCGATGTTCACCGTCTTCGGCTTCGCGGCGAGCTGGCAGGGGCTGCGGCAGGCGGCTGAGATCGCGCTGACGGCGAACGCCGTGATCCTCGCCTTGATGGCGCTCGTCGGCTCCACCGAGCCGGTGACGCTCGGCCATGCGCTCAGGCGTTTGATGGTGCCGGAAAAGCTCATCTACCTCCTGATGTTCACCGTGCGCTATGTCGACGTGCTCCAGCAGGAATATCAGCGCTTGCGCATGGCGATGAAGGCTCGCGGATTTCGCCCCTCGAACAACCGGCACACCTATCGCTCCGTCGGTTATCTCGTCGGAATGATGCTGGTGCGGGCGATCGAGCGGTCGGAGCGCATTCTCGGCGCCATGAAATGCCGGGGCTTTACCGGCCGGATGCCGCTGTTCGACACGCTCGCATTCACTTACCGCGACGTTGTGTTTGCCACCGGCGTGACGGTCTTCCTCGCCTGTCTCATCGGCGCGCAGGCGATGCGCTGAGGGAAGAACACATGTCTGAGCTGATCGCCCTGTCAGATATCCATTTCGCCTATCCTTCGGGACCGCCGGTCCTCAAGGGCGTCGATATGTGTCTGATGCCGGGCGAGAGGCTTTGCATCGGCGGGCATAACGGTGCGGGCAAGTCGACGCTCCTGCACATCATCGTCGGGCTGTTGCGGCCGTCGCGCGGCCGCATCACCGCCTTCGGAGCTCCGCGGCGCGACGAGAAGGATTTCCACGAGGTGCGCTGTCGCGCGGGCTTCGTCTTCCAGGATCCGGACGATCAGCTCTTCTGCCCAACGGTGGCGGAGGATATCGCCTTCGGGCCGCTCAATCTCGGCAAGAGCCGCGACGAGGCGATGGCGATCGTCGACGATGTGCTCGAGCGTCTCGATCTCGTCAGTTTCCGCGACCGCATCACCCACAAGCTCTCGGGCGGCGAGAAGCGGCTCGTGACGCTCGCCGCCGTTCTGGCGATGGAGCCGGAGGTCCTGCTTCTCGACGAGCCGACCAATGCGCTCGACGTCGACAACAAGGCGCGGCTGAAAGAGATCCTCCTGTCGCTGCCGCAGGCGATGATCCTCGTCTCCCACGACCATCGTTTTCGGGGCGATGTCTCCACTCGCACCGTCGTCATGTCGCATGGCCGGCTGGTGGAGCGCGACATGCATTGCACGGCAACGGACGAGACCGGCTAGAACGTCAAGTTGAGGCGAGAAGCGACGATCGCGACGTCTGACGCCTGCGTGCTTTTCATCGCGGCTTCGGCCTTTCTCCCGGCATCACCATTCCATTCATGAGTTCCCAGACCGACGACGGCCGCTGAGATTTTTGAATTGCCTATATCCCCTCCCGGGGGATAGGATTGTCGGATGAAGCACAGTTCACACGGCGATGTCGTCAAGCGGCTGAAACGGGCCGAGGGGCATCTCAGGCATACGATCGCGATGATCGAGGAGGGGCGGCCTTGCCCCGATGTGGCGCAGCAGCTGCACGCCGTCTCCAGGGCGATCGAACAGGCCAAGCGCCTCTACATCCACGACCATATCGATCACTGCCTCGACGGCAGCATCGAAGACGGGGCGGATCGTGCGAGCCTCGTCGAAGAGTTCAAGGAAATCTCGAAGTACTTGTGAGGGAATCGCCATGGATATGAGCGGGATGATCGCCGCGGGCGGCAGCAATCCGGTCCTGCTTGCGGCCATGGCGCTCGTTCTCGGCGCGCTGCACGGGCTGGAGCCTGGGCATTCCAAGACAATGATCGCCGCCTATATCGTTGCCATCCGCGGCACGGTGGGGCAGGCGGCCCTTCTCGGCGTCGCGGCGGCGCTTTCCCATTCGCTCATCGTCTGGGTTCTGGCGATCCTCGGCATGCGCTTCGGCTCCGAGATGATCGGCGAACAGACAGAACCCTTCTTCGTGATGATTTCGGGGGCGATCATCCTGGCGATCGCCATGTGGATGCTGTGGCAGACGCAGCGGGCCACCAGGACGGCCAAGACACATCCGCTTGGGACACATCCGAATGGGGCGCATGACCACATGCACGGGCACGATCATCCGCATCCGCACGAGCGCCCGCATCCTGATCCCCATGAGCACCCGCACAGCCATGGACACGCGCATGGTCACGATCATGGGGCGCTCGATGCGCATGCCGCCGCGCATGCGCGCGATCTGGAGGCGCGGATCGGGGCGGGCAAGACCTCGACATGGCAGACGATCCTGTTCGGGCTGTCCGGCGGGCTCATCCCCTGTGCCGCGGCGATCACCGTGCTGCTTCTCTGCCTGCAGATCGGCAAGTTCTGGCTCGGCATCACGCTGGTCGCCGCTTTCAGCACCGGCCTTGCCTTGATGCTCGTCGCCGTCGGTGCTGTCGCCGCGCTCGGCATCGGCTTCATCTCCGCCCGCTCGTCGCGCTTCGATGCGGTGATGGCGAAGGCGCCTTATCTTTCGGCCATGCTGGTGGCCGCGATCGGCGTCTTCATGATCGTCTCCGGCTGGAGCCACGCAGATATGCACCTCCTCTGAGAAAATTTTCCGTCTTCGTCATCAGCGATCTCAATCCTGCGCCATCTTGTGCTAGGCGGCAGGCGTGGGAGGGCGCCTTCGGATCAATCCGCCTTGTGGCGGACACAGGAGACGAAATGACGGACAGAAACGATCCGGTCGTGATGCGCCACAGGAATTTGGAAAAGATCGCCATGACGGCATTGGCTGTCGGGCGGACGCTCGTCGAAACCGGGGCCAAGACGGATGTGGTGCGCCAGGGCATGACGATGGTGGCCGAGGGGCTCGGCGCGGATCAGATCCACGCGCGCATCGGCTTTGCCTCGCTGTCGCTGACGGTAACGAGCGGCGAGAACACCATCACGCGTATGCGCACGGTCGGGGCGCATGGCGTCAATCTGCGCCTGAACCACGGCGTGCGCCGTCTGTGCACGCAGGTGAAGCATCATGACATGACGGTCGCCTCGACCATCGAGGCGCTGACACATCTCATCGCCAAGACGCCGCGGCATCCCTGGTATCTGGTGGCGCTCGCCGTCGGGCTCGCCTGCGCCTCCTTCGGGCGCCTTCTGGGCATCGACTGGTCGGCCTTCATGCCGGTCCTCGTCGGCGGAGCGCTCGGCCAGGCGGTGCGGCATTTCCTGCTCAAGGCGCACACCAACCCCTTCGTGGTCGCGGCGATCGTCGCCTGCGTCGCCGCCACCACGGCCGGCTTCGGCTCGGAGCTCATGGCAAGCCCGATGCTGCAGACGGCGATGTTCTCCTCCGTGCTTCTCCTCGTGCCGGGCGTGCCCGTGCTCAATGCGCAGACGGACATCATGGAGGGCTATCCGACGATGGGCAGCGCCCGCGCCATGACGGTCCTGATGATCCTCGTCTTCGTCACTGTCGGTGTCTGGGCCGCGCAGATGGCGCTCGGCGTCGGCGGGCCGAAGACGCCACCGATCATGCACGGCGTTCTTCATCAGGCGCTCTTCGGAGCAACCGCGGCCTTCGGCTTCGGCATTCTCTTCAATTTCGGCTGGCGGACGCTGTTCTGGGCGGCGCTGGCCGGCGGGCTGGCGCTCAGCGTGCGCACGGTCGGGCTCGAGCTCGGCTGGAGCCTTGCCGCCGCCTCGTTCATGGCGGCCGCCGCCGTCGGCGTCGCCGTGCGGCTCCTCAATCTTCTGCCGGACCGGTTCGGGCCCGCCGGAAACGTTCTGGCCGTCGCCGGCTGCATCCCGATGGTGCCGGGAAGTGCCGCATCGCAGGGAATCATGGGGCTCATGGAATTGACGGCACAGGCGCCGGTCGATGCCCATGCGACGCTGCTCTTCACGGTGGAATACACCTTGCGTGCCATCTTCACGATGGGCGCGATTGGGGCGGGGCTCACCATCGTGACCTCGGTGCTGCGGCGGCCCGATTTTCCCGCCTGGAGCGAGAACGTCGGCCTCGGCGCGCGGTGAGGGGAGCAAGACTCGCCGGTGCCAGGGGTTGGCTGCGGCGGAAATTGGTTTAGGTCGTTGAGTGGCGGTGGCCGGAAGCGGTCGCCGCCCGCTTAGCCTTATGCTCTTCTCCTAGTATTTCCCGGTGCTCCGGGCCGCCCTCTCTTTCCGGATCTCATGCTTTCCAGACATCTGCAATTGTTTCGCGCCGAGCCGCGCATTCTCGCTTTCGGGGCCTCCGCGGCCTTTCTGTCGAGTCCGGGGCAGACTTTCTTCATTGCGCTCTTCGTGGCGCCGATCGCCGCGAGCCTCAGCTATTCGAGCGCCGAGATGGGCGGGATCTATCTCGCCGCGACGCTGACGTCTGCGAGCCTGTTGCCGGCGGTCGGGCATTGGATCGATAGGGTCGATCTCCGGCTTTACGTGACGATCGTGCTCGCCGGCCTCGCCGCCGCCTGCCTGTCCGCATCGATGGCGGAAAACGGCCTCATGCTCTTCGTCTCGTTCCTGTTTTTGAGGATGTGCGGGCAGGGGCTGATGACGCATATCCAGGCGACCTCGGTGGCACGCTACTTCGTCAATCGCCGTGGGCTGGCACTGTCGATCACGGCGATGGGGCTGCCGCTCGCCATCGCCGTCACGCCCAATCTCGCCGCCTTTCTGATCGGCGAGATCGGCTGGCGCGCGGCCTATGTGGTCGTCGGCGTCTTCCTCATCGCCGTCGCCCTGCCATGGCTTTTGTGGCTGACGCGCCACCAATCGCGCTTCACGACGCCGCTTGCGCGTGCGGCGGGTACGCCCGCACCGCGGGTTCTCGACGGGCTCAAGATCGTCGCCACGACGCGGTATTTCTGGCTGGCGCTGCCGATCCTCGTCTACATGCCGTTCACGGCGACCGCGCTCACCTTCCACATCGTACCCATCGGCGAGGCGCAGGGATGGCCGGGCGGATTGATCGCGACCGGTTTCACACTCATGGCCTTGGGCGATCTCTGCGGCCTCATCGTCTCCGGTTTCATCGTCGACAGGCTGACGGCGCGGCGCATGGTGCCGCTGATGAACCTGCCGTTGTTCGTCGGGATCGCCGTGATGGGATCGTCGTCGAGCACGCTTGCGCTCATCACCTTCTTTGTCTGTCTCGGTTTGTCGTCAGGCCTCGTGCAGACGACCTTCGGCTCGGTCTGGGCGGAGGTCTATGGCGTTGCCCGGCTTGGGACGGTGCGGAGTTTTGCGGCGATGCTGATGGTGGCGGGGACGGCCGCGGGGCCCGCGGCGCTCGGCCTGGCGCTCGACAGCGGCCTGTCTATCGCTACGATCGCGACGGGCTTCGTCGCACTCGGTCTCGCCGCGGCGCTGCTTTCTGCCTTCGGCGTGTCTCAGAAAGTGGTGCTGCCGGCCGAGGACATTGTCTGAGGCCGCGCGGCAAAACTTTCGATACGAAGAGTTCCGGGGGAAGCATGGACGATCTCGATCCGACACAGATCGCCGAATTGCGCCAGCGCATCGAGAACGAGCTCGCAGAGCTCGAGGCTCTGTCGCAGGCGAGTGCGGAGGGAAGCCGGCCGGTCGAACTCGACCAGCAGAGCGTCGGGCGAATTTCGCGCATGGATGCGATGCAGGTGCAGGCAATGGCGCTCGCGTCGCAGAAACGCCGGACCGCCCGCATCGACGGGCTGAAAGCGGCGCTCAGGCGGCTGTCTGACGGGCGCCTGTCTCAAGGAGAATACGGCTATTGCGCGAGCTGTGATGAGCCGATTGCCTTCGGGCGCCTGAAGGCCGATCCGATGGCACGGCTTTGCCTTGCCTGTGCGCGTCTTGGAGAAACCTGAACACGGCGAGAGACATGAAAACGGCGCCCCGGCAAGGCCGGGGCGCCGCAACGCTCATCAAGCAATGTCGGCGGGGCGGGGGGCACGTTTGCTGCCGCCGATCATGGCTTTGACGAGGTTCTCTTTGTGGCGATAGCTCTCAAAGAGCACGCCGGCGATATGAGCGAGCACCAGGGCCAGCATGATGTTGGCCAAGGCCTCATGGGCTTCTTCCACCCATTCCACACCCCAATAGGCATCGAGCGTCATCATCCAGCCGGTGGCGGCCGTCGCGGCCATGGCGAGGATGAGGGTCAAAACCATCAGGGCGCCGATCGGGTTGTGGCCGATGTAGCGGGGCTCTTCGCCACCGAATGCGGCCTTCAGGTAGCGCACCACGTTGCCGGGCGAGCGGACGAACTGGCCGAAGCGGGCATATTTCGGGCCGACGAGACCCCACATGACGCGGAAGGCGACGAGGGCGCCGGCCGCATATCCCGCCCATTCATGCACCGACATCAATTCGTCGCCGGTCAACCAGGCGATCGTGAAGCTCGCCACCAGGCTCCAGTGAAAGAGCCTGACGAGGGGGTCCCAGACCTTGATCGTCGGTTCATCCATCTCAGTCGCGATCCCCGCGGCCCTGGCGGACCATCTCAAGGGTCTTAGGATCGAAATAGGCTTCGACGCGCTTGCCCTGGTCGTCGATCGCATAGGCTTCGTAGCAGCCGTCTTCGGTCTTGATCTGGCGCACTTCCCAGCCCTTGCCCTCAAGCTGCTCCTGCAGCGCTTCGCGCGGCTGCCATTCCGCCATCGGGGCGTTGCAGCGTGCGTCGTCGCTCGCAAAAGCGGTGCCGGCGGTCATCGCGCCGAGGGCCAGAACGGTGACGGTCATCAGCTTCTTCATCTTGCTCTCCAGTTGGATCGGCCTGTTCGCATCGGCCATGGGAGCAAGATGGGGGTGGTGCCTGAAGCCAGCCTGAAGCAGGATCGCTCAAGCTTCAGGTTGACTTCAGCTTCCCCGCTTATCGAGGGAAGTTTCGCGCATAAGGAAGCTTCGCGCACAAAGTTCGGGGGCGGCGATGCGGGTTCTGCTCGTGGAAGACGATCGGCTTCTCGGCGATGCCGTGCATGAACACATTGCCGATGAGGGACACGCGATCGACTGGGTCGAAGGGATTGCGGATGCGGAAGCGGCGATCCATTCGACGCCTTACGATCTCGTGCTTCTCGATTTGATGCTGCCGGACGGGCCGGGACTCGGATTGCTGCGTCGGCTGCGCAGCGGCGGAGACGTGACGCCCGTCATCATCCTGACGGCGCGGGACCAGATTTCCGACCGGATCGCCGGGCTCAATTCCGGGGCCGACGATTATCTCGTCAAGCCGTTCAATCTGTCGGAGCTGTCGGCGCGGCTTGCCGCCGTGTCGCGGCGCTATGCCGGCAATCCCAATCCGCTCGTGACGCTCGGCGACATCGAATTCGATCTCGCCGGCCGCTGTGTCTACCGCAGCGGGCGCCCGGTGGAGGTGACGGCGCGCGAATG from Rhodopseudomonas julia harbors:
- a CDS encoding threonine/serine ThrE exporter family protein, with the translated sequence MTDRNDPVVMRHRNLEKIAMTALAVGRTLVETGAKTDVVRQGMTMVAEGLGADQIHARIGFASLSLTVTSGENTITRMRTVGAHGVNLRLNHGVRRLCTQVKHHDMTVASTIEALTHLIAKTPRHPWYLVALAVGLACASFGRLLGIDWSAFMPVLVGGALGQAVRHFLLKAHTNPFVVAAIVACVAATTAGFGSELMASPMLQTAMFSSVLLLVPGVPVLNAQTDIMEGYPTMGSARAMTVLMILVFVTVGVWAAQMALGVGGPKTPPIMHGVLHQALFGATAAFGFGILFNFGWRTLFWAALAGGLALSVRTVGLELGWSLAAASFMAAAAVGVAVRLLNLLPDRFGPAGNVLAVAGCIPMVPGSAASQGIMGLMELTAQAPVDAHATLLFTVEYTLRAIFTMGAIGAGLTIVTSVLRRPDFPAWSENVGLGAR
- a CDS encoding MFS transporter; translated protein: MLSRHLQLFRAEPRILAFGASAAFLSSPGQTFFIALFVAPIAASLSYSSAEMGGIYLAATLTSASLLPAVGHWIDRVDLRLYVTIVLAGLAAACLSASMAENGLMLFVSFLFLRMCGQGLMTHIQATSVARYFVNRRGLALSITAMGLPLAIAVTPNLAAFLIGEIGWRAAYVVVGVFLIAVALPWLLWLTRHQSRFTTPLARAAGTPAPRVLDGLKIVATTRYFWLALPILVYMPFTATALTFHIVPIGEAQGWPGGLIATGFTLMALGDLCGLIVSGFIVDRLTARRMVPLMNLPLFVGIAVMGSSSSTLALITFFVCLGLSSGLVQTTFGSVWAEVYGVARLGTVRSFAAMLMVAGTAAGPAALGLALDSGLSIATIATGFVALGLAAALLSAFGVSQKVVLPAEDIV
- a CDS encoding cobalt ABC transporter permease — encoded protein: MKKLCAALVFLALLPAPQALAHKVIASVYASGDVVEGEVGFSNGDMASDATVEVFDDNGNKLGETVTDETGAFTYKPEKAVPLVFKANLGAGHVAQVRMSAEELPEIGGAEASSPALVAAEAAAGAAEPASSGTVGATAQSSGVDLAALLEAQHKMITEAVQKQVIPLRRDIDAYKEKHDMQSILGGIGYIFGIFGVAFYIAARRKMTAA
- a CDS encoding cytochrome b/b6 domain-containing protein; amino-acid sequence: MDEPTIKVWDPLVRLFHWSLVASFTIAWLTGDELMSVHEWAGYAAGALVAFRVMWGLVGPKYARFGQFVRSPGNVVRYLKAAFGGEEPRYIGHNPIGALMVLTLILAMAATAATGWMMTLDAYWGVEWVEEAHEALANIMLALVLAHIAGVLFESYRHKENLVKAMIGGSKRAPRPADIA
- a CDS encoding energy-coupling factor ABC transporter ATP-binding protein: MSELIALSDIHFAYPSGPPVLKGVDMCLMPGERLCIGGHNGAGKSTLLHIIVGLLRPSRGRITAFGAPRRDEKDFHEVRCRAGFVFQDPDDQLFCPTVAEDIAFGPLNLGKSRDEAMAIVDDVLERLDLVSFRDRITHKLSGGEKRLVTLAAVLAMEPEVLLLDEPTNALDVDNKARLKEILLSLPQAMILVSHDHRFRGDVSTRTVVMSHGRLVERDMHCTATDETG
- a CDS encoding PepSY domain-containing protein, with amino-acid sequence MKKLMTVTVLALGAMTAGTAFASDDARCNAPMAEWQPREALQEQLEGKGWEVRQIKTEDGCYEAYAIDDQGKRVEAYFDPKTLEMVRQGRGDRD
- a CDS encoding response regulator, whose product is MRVLLVEDDRLLGDAVHEHIADEGHAIDWVEGIADAEAAIHSTPYDLVLLDLMLPDGPGLGLLRRLRSGGDVTPVIILTARDQISDRIAGLNSGADDYLVKPFNLSELSARLAAVSRRYAGNPNPLVTLGDIEFDLAGRCVYRSGRPVEVTAREWALLEGLLQHPGTLLSKTQLEERLYPFGAEVESNTIEVHISRLRKKLGHDRIETVRGMGYRLKR
- the cbiM gene encoding cobalt transporter CbiM, translated to MHIVDGALANDVVIGGAVLAAGGIALGLKSLTAEKMPAAGVLSATFFVASLIHVPIGPSSVHLIMNGLAGLVLGWAAFPALFVGLLLQAVFFGFGGLTVLGVNTLNIALPAVIVYYLCRRGIASNSLTVAAISGAIGGGLAIALTTAFVAIALALSGDEFIPAAKLVFFAHIPIMIIEALVTGAAVVLARRVKPELFATFNRSAAEEVAL
- the cbiQ gene encoding cobalt ECF transporter T component CbiQ, whose amino-acid sequence is MSHVLSAGRRALTDTGEARGTLIDGIDVRTRIVVAVAFAIVMVSLQDLAVLTTGLLAAFFLMLSARLPVARTLKRMAMMDSFIIFLIAMLPFTVPGDAMFTVFGFAASWQGLRQAAEIALTANAVILALMALVGSTEPVTLGHALRRLMVPEKLIYLLMFTVRYVDVLQQEYQRLRMAMKARGFRPSNNRHTYRSVGYLVGMMLVRAIERSERILGAMKCRGFTGRMPLFDTLAFTYRDVVFATGVTVFLACLIGAQAMR
- a CDS encoding nickel/cobalt efflux transporter, which translates into the protein MDMSGMIAAGGSNPVLLAAMALVLGALHGLEPGHSKTMIAAYIVAIRGTVGQAALLGVAAALSHSLIVWVLAILGMRFGSEMIGEQTEPFFVMISGAIILAIAMWMLWQTQRATRTAKTHPLGTHPNGAHDHMHGHDHPHPHERPHPDPHEHPHSHGHAHGHDHGALDAHAAAHARDLEARIGAGKTSTWQTILFGLSGGLIPCAAAITVLLLCLQIGKFWLGITLVAAFSTGLALMLVAVGAVAALGIGFISARSSRFDAVMAKAPYLSAMLVAAIGVFMIVSGWSHADMHLL
- a CDS encoding DUF4198 domain-containing protein is translated as MKFRKFACAALTSAAFLLPAAAEAHFQLIYTPEVNLAEPGDVPLKLIFWHPFENGHVMDMGAPEEFYAVFRGKKIDLKDSLKPITFEGLENSAQAFDATLPAKRAGDYTLVVVPQPYYEESEDIYIQQIAKAYLNRAQLPTDWAEPKGLATEIVPLDRPTNILAGSSFTGRVLSEGKPVAGAEIEVEYMAAEPSMDDNKPSEPKASPMPGGAVVAMSDENGYFTFGVPKAGFWGFAALGTGPQTEFEGKELSQDAVIWVRAYDVE
- a CDS encoding TraR/DksA family transcriptional regulator, with product MDDLDPTQIAELRQRIENELAELEALSQASAEGSRPVELDQQSVGRISRMDAMQVQAMALASQKRRTARIDGLKAALRRLSDGRLSQGEYGYCASCDEPIAFGRLKADPMARLCLACARLGET
- a CDS encoding DEAD/DEAH box helicase, translated to MTLFNELGLAEPILRAVAAEGYTNPTPIQEQVIPTMLAGRDLLGTAQTGTGKTASFVLPVLDKLSRTMVPAAPRTCHALIVVPTRELAQQVADSVRNYGRFVNMSSAVVIGGARPGPQVKALSRGVDFVIATPGRLLDHMQTGAIRLDQTDVVVLDEADQMLDLGFMPAIRKILAKMPRERQTVLLSATMPPAIRKLAGDFLRQPAEISVAPVSRPIEQIAQSVINVASAAKRDMLVDILGASDMERAIVFTRTKRGADRVSQHLDKAGLRSAAIHGNKSQNQREKALGAFRNGRVAVLVATDIAARGIDIDDVSHVVNFELPNVPEAYVHRIGRTARAGKSGIAISLCDHSERGLLRDIEKLIGKRIDAHGAAPRSEARGEAIANQVAGGEPVGEADEAPAASVRQQAGERRDERSRQPGKRNSPSRNRRRSGKPVAFEARSEGRNGDAPKEGRNRRPEGAEAGRSAKRTEAGAHKSRNGGANGRRDAGRGNEGAQAGLERMLRKSSKPKAGMGEKRMAAR
- a CDS encoding metal-sensing transcriptional repressor; the encoded protein is MKHSSHGDVVKRLKRAEGHLRHTIAMIEEGRPCPDVAQQLHAVSRAIEQAKRLYIHDHIDHCLDGSIEDGADRASLVEEFKEISKYL